A genomic region of Thunnus albacares chromosome 4, fThuAlb1.1, whole genome shotgun sequence contains the following coding sequences:
- the kbtbd8 gene encoding kelch repeat and BTB domain-containing protein 8, whose product MAASGEVGKLLQVQNGTPPSTNYNGVDAVHACNILQQLKALYDEAQLTDIVVEVDHGKTFSCHRNVLAAISPYFRSMFTSGLTESSQREVRIVGVESESMHLVLDYAYTSRVTLSESNVQALFTAASIFQIPALQDQCAQFMISRLDPQNCIGVYMFADAYGHQELRERSQDYIRKKFLCVSWEQEFLQMTKEQLVSILNNDDLNVEKEEHVYESIVRWLEHDLPGREAHLAEVFSQCIRLPLLDEAFLSRIPAPFAGALSLSKDPAEAKTRLTGTNGCPQRLGMTASEMVICFDAAHKHSGKKQTVPCLDTATGKVFKLCKPPNDLREVGILVSSENDIYIAGGYRPSNSEVSIDHRAESDFWQYEHAGNRWLPRAPLLRARIGCRLVHCCGKLYALGGRVYEGDGRNALKSVECYDARDNCWTAVSPMPVAMEFHSAVEYRDRIYVLQGEYFFCFDPRKDYWSHLAPMSVPRSQGLAALYKNCIYYIAGICRNHQRTFTVEVYDIEKNSWSRKRDLPFDQATSPYIKAMLLQGQLHLFVRATQVMVEEHVFRTSRKNSLYQYDDEADLWTKIYETPDRLWDLGRHFECVVAKLYPQCLQKVL is encoded by the exons ATGGCTGCCAGTGGAG AGGTAGGGAAGCTGTTACAAGTACAAAATGGGACACCTCCAAGCACCAACTATAACGGGGTAGATGCTGTTCATGCCTGTAACATCCTTCAGCAGCTCAAAGCTTTGTATGATGAAGCACAGCTCACAGACATCGTCGTAGAAGTGGACCATGGCAAGACTTTCTCATGTCACCGAAATGTCCTTGCAGCAATCAGCCCATATTTTAG GTCCATGTTCACCAGTGGCCTTACAGAGAGCAGCCAGCGTGAGGTCAGAATTGTTGGGGTGGAGTCTGAATCCATGCACCTAGTCCTAGACTATGCCTACACGTCCAGGGTTACACTCTCTGAGTCCAACGTCCAGGCCCTGTTCACAGCAGCCAGCATTTTCCAGATTCCTGCCCTGCAGGACCAGTGTGCCCAGTTCATGATCAGCAGGCTTGACCCCCAGAACTGTATTGGGGTCTACATGTTCGCTGATGCCTATGGGCACCAAGAGCTGAGGGAACGCTCACAGGACTACATTCGCAAGAAG TTCTTGTGTGTTTCATGGGAGCAAGAGTTCCTCCAGATGACCAAGGAGCAGCTGGTCAGCATTTTGAACAATGATGACCTCAATGTGGAAAAGGAAGAGCATGTCTATGAGAGTATAGTCCGCTGGCTGGAGCATGACCTGCCTGGCCGTGAGGCCCACCTGGCCGAGGTTTTTTCCCAATGCATCCGTCTGCCTTTGCTGGATGAGGCCTTTCTCAGTCGGATACCCGCTCCCTTTGCTGGTGCCCTGTCCCTGTCTAAAGACCCTGCTGAGGCCAAAACCCGCCTCACTGGCACCAATGGTTGCCCACAGCGCCTGGGAATGACTGCTTCTGAGATGGTCATCTGCTTTGACGCCGCTCACAAACACTCAGGGAAGAAGCAGACGGTGCCTTGCCTGGACACAGCCACAGGAAAGGTGTTCAAGCTCTGCAAACCACCCAATGATCTCCGAGAGGTCGGTATTTTGGTGTCCTCAGAGAACGACATCTACATCGCTGGCGGCTACCGACCGAGCAACAGTGAGGTGTCCATTGACCATCGAGCAGAGAGTGACTTCTGGCAGTACGAACACGCAGGCAACAGATGGCTTCCACGTGCACCTCTGCTGAGAGCGAGGATTGGCTGCAGACTTGTGCACTGCTGTGGGAAGCTTTATGCACTGGGAGGCCGAGTATACGAAGGTGATGGGCGAAACGCATTAAAGTCAGTAGAGTGCTATGATGCCAGGGACAACTGCTGGACAGCAGTTAGTCCCATGCCAGTGGCCATGGAGTTTCACAGTGCTGTGGAGTACAGAGACCGCATCTATGTCCTCCAAG gtGAATATTTCTTCTGCTTTGATCCCCGTAAGGACTATTGGAGTCATCTTGCCCCTATGAGTGTTCCTCGGAGCCAGGGTCTGGCCGCCCTGTATAAGAACTGCATTTACTACATTGCCGGCATCTGCAGGAATCACCAGCGCACCTTCACTGTGGAGGTCTACGATATCGAGAAGAACTCGTGGAGCCGCAAGAGAGATCTGCCCTTTGACCAAGCGACGAGCCCGTACATAAAGGCCATGCTGCTGCAAGGCCAGCTACACCTGTTTGTACGAGCCACACAGGTCATGGTGGAGGAGCACGTGTTTCGCACCAGCCGCAAGAACTCCCTTTACCAGTACGACGACGAGGCAGATTTATGGACCAAAATCTATGAGACACCCGACCGCCTCTGGGATTTGGGCCGCCATTTTGAATGTGTGGTGGCCAAACTTTACCCACAATGTCTACAGAAAGTGCTTTGA
- the LOC122981506 gene encoding monocarboxylate transporter 2-like, which produces MSPAATDELHCKPLDGGWGWMVVFGAHISIGFAYAMPKVLSIFFKEIQEDLQASSSDIAWISSIMLAAMYAGGPVSSLLVSRFGSRPVVMLGGLMCGVSMVTASFGSSIIYLYFCIGIIGGSGLSLNLNASLTIISKYFLARRPLANGLAMAGSPVFLCVLAPFNQYLLDNFGWRGSLLILGGLMLNCCVAGALMRPVVPPRNSSSAPQKKVEEQPNDCNSKLKGNCKKTPKKFLDLSFFKDRSFIIYLIGNMMFIFGAYAPIVFLSSYAISLGVEEYSAAYLLSIMGFVDMFVRPATGLVANSKWIRPRIQYFFSFAMIFNGTCHLLCALIKSYTFLLVYTVMFGVGFGMVFALIFECLMDLMGNERFSSAVGLVTIIECLPMLLGPPAAGSLVDIFNDYKYLYLMCGAVIVTGGLFLFVMNIYNYHMLEKEKAAKDRQQNPQNLENQDQESISVPEMQQTSNGSNGANSTQGPN; this is translated from the exons ATGTCCCCAGCAGCAACAGATGAGTTGCACTGCAAACCCCTGGATGGTGGTTGGGGTTGGATGGTGGTCTTTGGGGCCCATATTTCCATTGGATTTGCCTACGCCATGCCCAAAGTCCTCTCCATTTTCTTCAAGGAGATACAAGAGGATTTGCAGGCCAGCTCCAGTGATATAGCGTGGATTTCCTCTATCATGCTGGCTGCCATGTATGCAGGAG GACCAGTCAGCAGTTTGTTGGTCAGTCGCTTTGGAAGCCGGCCAGTAGTCATGCTGGGTGGACTGATGTGTGGGGTCTCCATGGTAACTGCCTCTTTTGGGAGCTCCATCATATACCTCTACTTTTGCATTGGCATCATTGGAG GTTCTGGACTCTCCTTAAACCTGAATGCATCTCTCACCATCATCAGCAAGTATTTCCTGGCAAGGCGTCCTTTAGCCAATGGACTGGCCATGGCAGGGAGCCcagtatttctgtgtgttctgGCTCCTTTCAACCAATATTTACTGGACAACTTTGGCTGGAGAGGAAGTCTCCTTATTCTGGGGGGTCTGATGCTCAACTGTTGTGTTGCTGGGGCCCTGATGAGACCTGTTGTTCCACCTCGTAACTCATCCTCTGCACCACAGAAGAAAGTGGAGGAACAGCCAAATGACTGCAACAGTAAGCTGAAAGGAAACTGTAAAAAAACTCCTAAGAAGTTCTTGGATTTGTCCTTCTTCAAGGATAGAAGCTTCATCATTTACCTCATTGGGAATATGATGTTCATCTTTGGTGCCTATGCACCCATTGTGTTCCTGTCATCCTATGCTATTAGTTTGGGTGTAGAGGAGTACTCTGCAGCCTATCTGCTCTCCATTATGGGCTTTGTGGACATGTTTGTTCGGCCTGCCACCGGCCTGGTAGCCAACAGCAAGTGGATCAGGCCCAGAATTCAGtactttttcagttttgccATGATATTCAACGGCACGTGCCACTTGCTGTGTGCACTCATCAAGAGTTATACCTTCCTGCTGGTCTACACAGTAATGTTTGGTGTGGGTTTCGGCATGGTTTTCGCCCTGATTTTTGAATGCCTGATGGACCTAATGGGAAATGAACGCTTCTCCAGTGCTGTTGGACTGGTCACCATCATCGAGTGTTTACCCATGCTACTGGGACCACCTGCTGCAG GGTCACTGGTGGACATCTTTAATGACTACAAGTACCTTTACCTCATGTGTGGCGCAGTGATCGTCACTGGTGGGCTCTTCCTCTTTGTCATGAACATCTACAACTATCACATGCTGGAAAAAGAGAAGGCTGCAAAGGACAGACAGCAGAACCCACAAAACTTAGAGAACCAGGACCAGGAGAGCATCTCAGTGCCAGAGATGCAACAGACCTCTAATGGCAGCAATGGAGCAAACTCAACACAAGGGCCAAATTAA